One Pirellulales bacterium genomic window, AAGATTCCGGACAATCGCAAGGCCAAGGCCCAGCCCGCCATACTGTCGAGAAATCGAAGCGTCGGCTTGTCGGTAACGTTCGAAAATATGCGGCAAGAATTCGCGTTTGATTCCGATTCCGGTGTCGGCAACAGTGATCTCAACATGCGAGTCGACTTTCTCGACAACGATTTGAATGCGGCCTGCTTGGGGTGTGAATTTGATTGCGTTGGAAAGCAAGTTCCAAATGATCTGCCGGAGTCGATTGGGGTCGCCGGTCGCGTTGACACCCTTCAGTGGATCGATGAGCTTTTCAACGCGTATCTTTTTCCCGGCTGCCGCAACAGAGAGAGACTCCAGGGCGTTCTCGACGATTTCGGTGAGATTCACTTCTTGCAGGTCGAGCGTCAATAGGCCGCTGACGATCCTGCTGATTTCTAGAAGGTCCTCGATCATCTTGGCCTGCGCTTGCGCGTTGCGTTCGATGACTTGTAATCCCTCGTCGAGATCAACTTCGGTGGTTTCACCCATCTGCAACAGTTGGGTCCATCCCAGAATAGCGTTCAGCGGCGTGCGAAGCTCGTGAGACAGCGTCGCGACGAATTCGTCCTTCAATCGATTCAGTCGTTCCAGCTCCATCCGCGCGTTGCGCTCGGCTTCCAGCGATTTCTCACGCTCGCGATTGGCAAGCCGCAAGTCGTCGTTTGCCACGGCCAGAAGTTCCGCGCGTTGCAACATGAGTCGAACGATGCTCTCACGGAATAATGCTGCTGCGTTAAGTTCATCGCTCGTCCAGGGATCAGCCTGCCCCTTGACGGTCTCTTTCCAAAGAGCGAACGAGCCTCGCGGACTCAATCGCTCTGCCGGATTGTCGGCACTCGAGCTCTTGCGTGGATCGCCCGCCCAACTGACAGTACGGACGCGCTCGGGGCGGAACCACAGGATTTGGTGCAGTCGATTGTGGCCGAGATTGATAGCCAGCAACCCGGCGGCAACGGAGGTCAGCAGAGCCGTGCCAAACTCTCGCCCAAGTTCTTTAGTGGCATAGATTTCATCACCCTTCTGTGAGAGCCACACCGCGAGTTGCCTAATCTCAGGCTCATTAGGCGTCTGTCCGACGCGTACGATGTTGCCGTCCGAGACGACAGCCGCCCCCGCCGCGGAGATAAAATCTAGCACGTTGGGGCTGCCTTCAACGAGCGACTTAGCCAGGTCTTCTTCTCGATCAAGGCTTTCGATCAGAGCGCGACTCGAATCAGAGAGCCGGGTACGTTCATGTTCGGCTTCTTTAGCCTGGGCTTGAGTAATCTGCAGCGACATGAAGTGCCCGAGCAGTTCGCAGGCCTTCCGCAAGTCGAACGGCACATATCGCGGGGAATAGTGGTGACAGGCGATCAATCCCCACAGCTTTTCTTGGTGCAACAGCGAAATCGACATCGACGCGTGAACGCCCATGTTCCTCAGATATTCCAGGTGAACTGGCGAGACGCTCCGGAGCACCGCAAAGCTCATATCGAGTGGCGTCGACATACCAACGCCTGTCACGATCGGAGAAGGCGTGTAGTCGCGGTCCGTGATAAATCGGAGC contains:
- a CDS encoding response regulator codes for the protein METRLDLTTCDSEPIHIPGAIQPHGFLIAFDSDGRSITHVSANVEQLLNLAPADLLGQCFEDLLQNACISEADTGQFADVQDGRPTYQSTWQFKGSGSMWDAIAHRHSGRIFVEFEPARNLQATRVDELYRNLQGALVSLENAGTIREMAEVATARVRQLSGFDRVMLYQFDQDWNGEVVAENRRDDLEPFLGLHYPASDIPQQARELYTRNWLRFITDRDYTPSPIVTGVGMSTPLDMSFAVLRSVSPVHLEYLRNMGVHASMSISLLHQEKLWGLIACHHYSPRYVPFDLRKACELLGHFMSLQITQAQAKEAEHERTRLSDSSRALIESLDREEDLAKSLVEGSPNVLDFISAAGAAVVSDGNIVRVGQTPNEPEIRQLAVWLSQKGDEIYATKELGREFGTALLTSVAAGLLAINLGHNRLHQILWFRPERVRTVSWAGDPRKSSSADNPAERLSPRGSFALWKETVKGQADPWTSDELNAAALFRESIVRLMLQRAELLAVANDDLRLANREREKSLEAERNARMELERLNRLKDEFVATLSHELRTPLNAILGWTQLLQMGETTEVDLDEGLQVIERNAQAQAKMIEDLLEISRIVSGLLTLDLQEVNLTEIVENALESLSVAAAGKKIRVEKLIDPLKGVNATGDPNRLRQIIWNLLSNAIKFTPQAGRIQIVVEKVDSHVEITVADTGIGIKREFLPHIFERYRQADASISRQYGGLGLGLAIVRNLVELHGGNISVDSPGENQGTTFTVSLPIRIIAPSDDKRQRRNREPAATNPKFNLDGVHVLVVDDEEDARNLVARVLRTAGCSVDCAASVAEAIDLAQRENFSLIVSDIGMAHEDGYSFIRKWRSREHEQSQPRTPAIALTAYARADDRRRSLMAGFNAHLTKPVDTVELVTVIASMTDRISTTLS